A window of the Cicer arietinum cultivar CDC Frontier isolate Library 1 chromosome 6, Cicar.CDCFrontier_v2.0, whole genome shotgun sequence genome harbors these coding sequences:
- the LOC101503871 gene encoding stress-related protein-like, with product MRFTTFYGYAKVRSGELRPGIKTVEETVKSVVGLVNEKFRLVPNEILRHTDTDQDNQYAGHRTPVANIATTSKMAGRLYAKCEPVAEKSVASAWQKVKQSPMLHRMASVAAPKVACCTEKYNEAVLGAAEKGCRVSVYLPLVQIERIAKMFSEF from the coding sequence ATGCGGTTCACCACCTTTTACGGTTACGCCAAGGTGCGATCCGGTGAATTGAGACCGGGTATCAAGACCGTGGAAGAAACCGTGAAGAGTGTGGTAGGCCTTGTCAATGAGAAGTTCCGTCTCGTTCCTAACGAGATCCTCCGCCACACTGATACCGATCAAGACAACCAATATGCCGGGCACAGGACTCCTGTTGCCAACATAGCCACCACGTCGAAAATGGCGGGGAGGCTTTACGCCAAGTGCGAGCCCGTGGCAGAGAAGAGTGTGGCTTCGGCGTGGCAAAAGGTGAAACAGTCTCCGATGCTCCATCGGATGGCAAGTGTGGCTGCGCCGAAGGTTGCATGCTGCACGGAGAAGTACAATGAAGCCGTTTTGGGTGCCGCCGAGAAAGGTTGTAGGGTTTCAGTGTATCTGCCTTTGGTGCAAATAGAGAGGATAGCTAAGATGTTTAGTGAATTTTAA